A window of Acidobacteriota bacterium genomic DNA:
GTTTCACGGATCCGGCCGTCTTCGACCTCGACAATGCTGCAGAACGGACAGCAGCCGAAGCCCGAGGCGACGAAGTCGTGATCAGTGGCGATAGCGATCTTCATCGTGTCTTCTCCTGTTCAGCGAACCTTTTTCGCACGGGCTGCCGCGATCTCCCGCACGGCGCCGATGGCCGTCGTAATCTGCTCTTCCGTGTTGAACGGGCCTAGTCCGAACCGGACGGCGCCATACAGCTTGTCCAGCCCGAGTTGTTCGTGCACCCTGGGTGCACAATGGAGGCCGGTTCGGCACGCAATGTTGTAGTCGACGTCCAGCATCGTCCCGGTATTGCCCGGCTCGAACCCGTCGACGTTGAAGCTCATCACGGCGATGTGGTTGGTCAGGTCGTCCTGACAGTAGAGGCTCACCCCAGGAATGTCGCGGAGGCCCTCCACCAGCGAGCGCATCAGCCCCATCTCGTGCGCCTCAATGGCCGCCAGACCCGTCTTGTGAATCCACCGCAGACCGGCGTTCACGCCGGCGATGCCCATGATATTGGGTGTGCCGTACTCGAGACGCCACGGGTACTCGTCGAGGTGCGACCGTTGGGCCGATCGGACACCCGTGCCGCCGGCGCGTGTGTGCCGGATCTCAACCCCTTCCCGCACGTACATGCCACCGATACCGGTGGGCCCCATCAGCGACTTGTGGCCCGTAAAGGCCAGCACATCCACGTTCATCGCCTGGACATCGATCGGGATCTTCCCGGCCGTCTGCGACGCGTCCACGACCAGATGGATGCCGCGATCCCGGCACCGACGCCCAATCTCCTGAATGGGCTGGACCGTGCCAATGACATTCGACGCATGGTTGATCGCCACCACACGGGTCGTCGGTCTGAAGCGCGCAGCCACGGCGTCCGGATCAATGAAGCCCCGCTCGTCGAACGGCACATGATCGACCTCGACACCGTGGTGGGTTGCCAGGTGGTACAGGGGGCGCAGCACCGCGTTGTGTTCGATCGTCGTGGTGACCGCATGATCGCCGGCCGAGAGCATCCCGAACAGCGCGAGATTCAACGCGTCGGTGGAGTTGTACGCGAAGATCAGGCGATCAGGATCGGAGCCGTTGAAGAATTGCGTCAACAGCTTTCGCGTGTCATCCACCAACTGGCCCGTCTCCATGCACAGGTCGTAGCCCGAACGGCCCGGGTTGACACCGTGCGTCCGGTAGAACTCGTCCATGAAGACATACGTTTCTTCGGGCTTCGGAAACGACGTCGCGGCATTGTCGAGGTAGATCATGCTCATAGGATCTCTAAAGGCAGTTCCGAGACCTGCGTACGCGGTTGTCGCTCGGGCCGCCAGAATGGGGGTCTTGAAACCGGTTCTAGCGTGGGGCAGGTTCAAACCCAGCAGGCGATGCCATTATAGCCCAGCATCGGGCCTTCAAGTCGGTGCAGACGGCACGTGAGGACACGGCACGTCCGGACCGGCCGGTACGTCCGCTTCGGCTGTGCAGCGCCACCCGGGGAGCCGCGCCGGTCGCGTCGGCGGGGGGTATCCACAGGGGACGAGTCTGCTGTTGATACCCGTGTGTCTGGCCTTCATCCTGGTCTCCTGTGCGCGCGTGGATCGCCCCCGGCGGTCAGTCGTACGCGAGCCGTATGGCCTTGTCGCCCACTGTCGGGGAGAGACGGGCCGGCCACTCAGGTCCGGTCCACGTGCCACATGCCTGGTGGGTGAGGTAGTACTTCTCCGGGATCGGATGCGTGCCGATAACGACCGGAATGCCGTACTTCTCGGTGATGAACGTCTTGAAGTAGTCGATGTGCGGGCACGGAGGATACCCGACGACCAGGCCGGTCGCCAAGTGGATGACGTCGACTCCATTCTTCTTCATTTCCTCCGGCGCATGCTCGACGTTGCCGCCGGGACATCCGTCACAGGTCGTGAACGCAACGAGTTCGACGTCGCGTCCTTCATAGGCACTGAACGCGCCTTCGTGAGCCCTGAGCGCTCGCAGGCACTTCCCGCCAGCGCACGTCCGATACCTGTCGCAGATGATGATGCCAACGCGAATCGGATTCGACACGTTTCCCCCTCCTATCAAGGGACAGGCGCGCCTCAGCGCACCCGTCGATCTGCGAACGTCCCGCGCGGCGGGCTCCGGTGTTGCCGCCACCGTGATCTCCCATCCTTCACCCTCTATCCGCCTCCTCAGCCGCGACCGTGCGCGTGACCGTGTTGATGGCCTTGCCCGTGGCCTCCGCAGGCCGCGTCGGCCGTCATCGCCCGGAGTTTGCCCGCCTTGAACGCGGCCATGGTCATCTCCACGGTCGGGTGCTCGGCACGATAGACCTGGAGCCCGGACGCCAGCAGCTTGCTCAACGCGCCCATTCCGATGCCGCCTACGACGATGCCGCCGAGATCTTCGCCCTGGATGGCCATCAGCGGTTGGCACATGCCATGCGCGTGGTGCTGGTTCCGATTTGGGAGTGCGCGACAGGTTCCGAGCTCGGTGTCGACAATCATGAAGAAGGGCGCCGAGCCGAAGTGGGCGCAAACCGGGCTGGCGATGCCCTCATCCGAGTTGACAGGAATGCAGATGTTCACAGAAGTTCCTCTTCCCGGGGGCATGGTTTCCTGCACTGTGGGTCCCGCCGCTGCGGCTTCTCGCCGAGTGCGTCGTGCAGGCGGCAGCAGCGCCGTCGACCCGTGTGCACCTGTATAGGGCCGCCCTCCATTCTGAGGGCCTTTCCGTGTACCAGCGCGTCAGCGATCTTGGTGCGCGCCGAGTCGATGATGCGCGAGAACGTCGGCCTGGACACCTGCATCTGTTCGGCGGCGCCGTCGTGGTAGAGCTTCTCCAGGTCGACGAGCCGGAGCGCTTCGAACTCGTCGAGGGTCATGACGACATCATCGAGCAGCATCCGGGGAACGCCGGCCGGCACAAAGACGGGGGCGACCGGTCGGCCGGCGATACGGCGGGAGCAGAACGGACGTGGCACTGATCAACGACTCCGGTATCATTATGAGCATATGTCCATAATTGTCAAGAACGCACTCGAGAACTCGGAGTCCTGGGCAAGAGAAGGGTGGTGGCGGTGGGGGGGCCGTGGCGACGAGGAATGCCGGTTTGGTCCAGCCTGGGATCGACCGGGTCGAAGCCTACGTACGACATGGGAGTAGCCGGACTGACTTCGCTTGGTCGGGTATTGGTAAATCGACGCCGCATCGTTCGCTGGCCCGTCGGATTGCGCCACTATTCCCTTGACAGAATCCGAGCGACGACGTAGGAATTAACAATCGCCTGACGGAGGTTTTTGGTGCGCCTGAATACTCGCGGTCGATACGGCTTGCAGTTGCTCACTCAACTGGCCTGCCACGTGAAGGACCCCAAGCCGGTCGGCCTGAAGCAGGTCGCCGCCGCGACGGGTCTGCCCTGGCGCTATCTTGAACAGATTGCCGGGCCCTTGCGGAAGGCGGCGCTCATCAAAGGGCGGCCCGGGCGCACGGGTGGGTACGTGCTCGGACGCCTGCCCGACCGCATCAGCCTCCGCGAGGTCATCGAATCGGGCGTCGGCCCACTCTGTCTGATGGACTGCGTCGATCTGCCGTCGATGTGCGACCAAAGCCCGGGCTGCTCGTCTCGCCAGGTGTGGGTCAAGGTGACCCGTGAACTGCGCGACGTTCTTGACCGGTTCACGCTGGCCGATCTGGCGAATCGCCCCTGCTCGGGACTGCGGGATGCCGCCAAACGCGCGCGCGGCGCCAGGAAGACGGCGGCAAAGCCGCCTGCGCGAGGCGGCAGGTCGGCCAAGAAGTGGCGTTTCGTCAGGTCGTACGAGTAGCCGCCTTCGCTGCCTTCGGCAGCTTCTGCGTGCCAAGGGCCGTAAGGGCGTGACGGGTCGCGCCTCCTGCTACGCCGGCGGGCCCAATCCGATGGCGCCGAACATGCGCGATTTCACCGTGTCGACCGAGCCGACGCCGTCTATTCTCCGCAGCAGGCCGGCTTGCTCATAGTATGGAATCAGCGGCTGGGTCTTGCTGTGGTATTCCTGCAGACGCCTGATCAGGACGTCGGCGGTGTCGTCCTGTCGAATCAGCACCCGCGCCGCGATCTCCGCTGTCGGCGGCGGATCGAATTTCAGGTGGTAGATGTGCCCGGTGATCGGGTCGGTTGCCCGGCCCACGATGCGCTCCAGAATCGCGGCATCTTCGACTTCAATCAACAGGACGTGGGAGAGAGACCGGCTGTAGCGGTGGAGCATCTGATCCAGCCACTGGGCCTGGACGACCGTCCGCGGAAACCCGTCGAGCAGGAATCCGGGCTGGCAGTCCGGCTGCGTCAGCCGGTGCTCGACCAGCGCGTGCACGAGCGCGTCGGGCACGAGCGCGCCGGCCTCCGCGTACTTCTTGAACTCGAGGCCTTGAGGCGTCTGGCTCTTGATGGCGGTCCGGATGATGTCCCCGGTTGAGACCTGAAGGATGCCCAGTGCGCGGGTCAGGGCATCAGCCTGCGTTCCCTTTCCCGCCCCGGGCGGGCCGAGCAGCACGATATTCATCAAGCGGCCTCCGAACTTCGAATGACGGTCAGCACGTCGGCGAGCGAGTCGCAGTAGTGCTCGCAGAGCGGACGCGTTCCGCTCTGAATGATATTGCCCCCTGCGATCCCGATAGTGGGGAAGCCGGCCAGCCGAATCGCACAGACGCCGGCGCCGCTATCCTCGATTCCGAGCACATGGTTGCGCTGGTCGAACTCGATCCCGAGCCCGATTCTGGAGATCTCGGCGTAGAGCCACGGGTGCGGCTTGGGAGACAGTTCGCCGAGGGTGCCGGCGCGGCCGTGGCCGACCGGATACCCCGCGGTGATGATGGCATCGTAGAACGCGGCCGGGTCGCCCAGATCCATCGTCCTGAACGCGGCGACCAGTTCGGGCCAGGCCTTCTCGTGCAAGCCTGACGTGACCACGCCAATCCTGATGCCGTCGGCCTTGAGCGCCAGCAGAAAATCCCTAAGGCCAGGCGTCGGCACGAAGACGTCGGTGCGGCCGCGCCCTTCGAGAATCTCGCGCATCTCGCGGCGCGTGTGCTCAAAGTAGTACCGGCGAGCCTGCTCGACGGTCTTGTCCGGGCAGTACTTGGTGATGCAGTACTGCAGATGCTCCGACACGCTGAAGCCGGATACGAACGGGAGGTCGGACGTCTCGAGCGAAAACGACGGCCGCCCGAGCAGGCTGGCGGTGGCCTGCTCGATCATCCACACCCAGAACGGTTCGCTGCGCACGGTGGTGCCGTCCAGATCCATCAGCACCGCGCGAACGGGCCGCTCGATCTGCACGGGGTGCACCGGGTAGTACGCGGCATATCCCAGCGCCGATTTGACGTAGGCCAGTGTGCGGTCAGCAAACACGACAAACTCGACGCGGCCGTCCGCGGGCGTCAGGATCCGCTCCACGCCGTCGCGGCCGACGCGGAACGTGCCGTCGCTGCAGGCATCGAGCGAGAGCAGGCCCGTCTGGTCGGCCAGCGTTCCGAGTCCGGGGATGCTCAGCGGTTTGCTCATGGGATCAGGATCACGTGCACGTGTTTCGGGCCGTGCACGCCGTGGGTCAACGTCATTTCAATATCGGCCGTCCGACTCGGGCCCGCGATCGCGACCAGGTTGCTTCCAGCCCCCACCAGATCCGGCCGCGCGACCAGGAGCGCCGGTAGCGACGGGAATATCCGGTCCCGCTTCACCACCGCGATGTGCACTGGCGGCAGCAGCGAGGCGAGCCGTCCGCGTCCGGGCCCGCTTGCCAGCACGATCGCCCCGCTGTCGGCCAGCGCCGCGTCAGCGCCGGTCACGCCGATTCCGACCTGCGCCAACACGCGAATACGCTCGTCGCGGCCGTGCTGATCGAATGGGAGATCATATGCCATGCGATGCAGTCCGCGCGACGTCAGCGTGTCGACCAGTCCGGCGCATTCGATAGCGTCCTCGTTCCAGCTCAGATATGACGAGGCTCCAGAGGCGCGGGCGATGCCGATGATCGTGTCGCTGATCGTCGCGAGCGAATGCGCATGATGCACCTCGCCGGCAAGCGCGACAAGCGCCTGCGCGAATTGTTCGATCGGATCTTCCGCGCCCGTTGCCTCTGGCGGGACGGCATAGAACGGACGATCTGCCGACGAATGCGGAAGCTCCGCCCGAAGCAGCGCGTCGCGGACAGCCCCGAGCACCCGATCGCGTGAGTTCGTCATCGGCGGGTCCGTTCCGCCCCGCGCTTCGGGCGCCACGACTGCGTAAACGACTTGGCAGCCGGGGCAGGGAAATCTCGCGACTGGGTCCAGGCCGCGAGCGGTCCGGGGAGCCTCGTCAACCACCCGTCTGGGGCGACGGCCGCGCCGATTCGGCCCACCAGATTGCCCACGTGGCGATACACGGCCGGGCGCGTCGCCACGGCCGCGAAGATCCGCATGCCAAGTCTGAGCCACGCCGGCCCGAGCGATTGGCGAACCGCCTGCGCGCGCAGCTTCAGGAGCAATCGCGGCAGGTCGATGCGGACAGGGCAGACGTCGCGGCATGCGCCGCAGAGGCTGCTGGCCTGCGGAAGCTCCGACCAGGCACCAAGTCCCTCGAGGCCGGGCATCACTACCGATCCAACTGGCCCCGGGTAGACGCCACCGTACGCGTGGCCGCCAATCTGGCGGTAGACTGGGCAGACGTTCAGGCAGGCGCCGCAGCGGACGCAATAGAGGATTTCCGCCAGTTCGGAACCCAGCAGTCTCGTGCGGCCGTTGTCCACGATGACGATGTGGAGCTGGTCGGGGCCGTCCGGTTCGCCGCCGCCAGCATCGGCGGCGCTGCCACGACGCCGTGGCCCCGTCAGCACGTTTGTGTAGACCGGCATCGCCTGGCCCGTTGCGCTTCGTGCGAGCAGCTGCAGCACGACGCTCAGATCGGCCGAGGTCGGGACGAGCCGCTCCAATCCCAGCAGCGCGACGTGGACCCGTGGCAAGGTCGTCGTCAGCCGGCCGTTTCCCTCGTTGGTCACGAGGCAGAGGCTGCCGGTGTCGGCGACGGCGAGGTTGACGCCGCTGACGCCCATGCCGGCACCGACGAACTGGTCGCGCAGCGTCTTCCTGGCGAATGCCGTCATCGCGGGGATGGTCGCCACCTCTTCGTCGGTGGCCCCGAGCTTCTCGCGGAACAGCGCCGCCACGTCCTCGCGGCGACGATGCACGATGGGCGCGATGATGTGCGACGGCCTGTCCCCCGCCAGCTGGACGACGAACTCGCCGAGGTCCGTTTCGACGACGCGGATGCCAGCCGATTCCAGGGCGCTGTTGAGTTCGATCTCCTCGCTCAACATCGACTTCGACTTGACGGCGAGAGAGACTCCGCTGGCCCGGGCAATCTCCACGACCATGCGTGCGGCGTCGGCTGCCGTCTCTGCCCAATGGATGCGGCATCCGGCGCGCTCGGCATTCGTGGTGAACTCGACGAGGTAGCGATCGAGGTGTGCGATTGTGTGGGCGCGAATCCGCTGCGCCGCGACTCGCAGGGCCTCGGCGTACGGCAGCGCGGCAAAGGCGGTGGCGCGGCCCGTGGCGAGCCGGCCCGTGGTCATCGACAGCGCCTGGCGCAGCTTTCCGTCTCCAAGCGCCGTGTCGATGCGCGTGTGGAACGCGGCGCCGGCGACATCGGCCTCGGCGTGGGCCTTCGCAGCCGCTCCGCGGGAGGTCGACTCACTCATGGTCGGATCCCGCGAGGACTTCGGCGATGTGCATGATCCGGACGGGACTGCGCCGCCTGCGGAGCCCGCCGCCGATGTGCATCAGGCAGCTGACGTCGGTCGCCACCACGGCCTCGGCGCCGCTGCTCTCGATTGATGCGATCTTCGCTTCGAGCATCGCCGCCGAGACGGGAGCCATCTTGATCGCGAACAAGCCGCCAAACCCGCAACACGTTTCAGCGTCCGGCAGGTCCGCGCATCGCCCGCCCGTCGCCGCCCCGAGCAACTGACGCGGCGCCTCGCGAAGATCGAGCCCGCGCAGGCCGTGGCACGATGCGTGATAGGCGAGCCGGGTGTTCGTGCGGGATCCGGGATCGCTCTGGCCCAGCACATCGACAATGAACTGCGACAGCTCCCAGGTTCGCGACGCGAGTTCGCGGGCCTTCGGACCGTAGACCGCATCCTGCGCGAGCAGCTCCGGATAGTGGTTCACGATCATGTCGGCGCACGAACCCGACGGCACGACGACCGGGTCGGGGCTGGCCGACAGGACGTCGATCGTATGCCGCGCCATCGCCCGGGCATGATCGGTGAAGCCGCCATTAAGAGCCGGTTGGCCGCAGCATGTCTGGTCGGCTGGCACATCGACGGCGACGCCGGCCCGTTCGAGTACCGCGACAGTCGCGTGGCCCACACCGGGGAAGAACCGGTCGACCAGGCACGTCGCAAACAGCTGCACCCGCGACGGGCGCGCGGTTGGCGGTTGCGGCGGCGGTGCGTCTGTGCTCGTGTCGGTCTTCATCAATGACTCGGCGATGCAGACGGTACCATGGGGCCAATGTCAAAAGCGAGTCAAGGGCACGCCTCCGCGCGATTTCCCAGCTACTTGGCTCTCGCGTACTGATTCGGCCACGGCACGTCGTGGCCGAGCGTGCGCGCCGCGTGCAGCGGCCAGTACGGATCGCGGAGCATCTCGCGCGCCAGCAGCACCATGTCCGCCTGCTCGGTGCGGATAATCTGATCGGCCTGGGCGGGCGAGGTGATGAACCCGACGGCCGCGGTCAACATCGGCACGGTGTCCTTGATCCGCTGCGAGAACGGCACCTGGAATCCCGGTCCGGCCGGAATGGCGATGCCCGGCGCAATGCCGCCCGACGAGCAATCGATGAGGTCGACCCCGTGCCGCGACAGGTGGTGGGCCAGCGCCACGGCATCTTCGGCGCGCCAGCCGCCCTCGGCCCAGTCGGTGGCCGATATGCGGACGAACATCGGCTTCGACGCGGGCCACTCCTGCCGGACGGCAGCGCACACCTGTTTCAGCAGCCGCGTGCGATTGTCGTACGACCCGCCGTATTCGTCTGCGCGCGTGTTGGCTATCGGCGAGAGAAACTCGTGGATCAGGTAGCCATGGGCGGCGTGAATCTCGACGACATCGAATCCGGCATCCCTCGCTCTGCGCGCCGCTGCGGCAAAGGCCGCAACAGTCTCCGCGATGCCGCCGGCGGTGAGCGCTTCGGGGTCGGGTGAGTGCGCGTCGAACGGCACCGCGCTCGGCCCGGCCACGGGCCATCCGCCATCAGCGACGCCGACCACGCGCCCGCCCATCCAGGGCGGCGCCGTGCTGGCCTTGCGCCCGGCATGCGCGAGTTGAATGCCCGCGACGGCGCCCTGTGCCCTGACGAAATCGACCACCCGCCTGAGTCCCGGGATGTGGTGGTCATCCCAGATTCCAAGATCGGCGGGGCTGATGCGGCCCCTCGGCAACACCGCCGTGGCCTCGGTCATTACGAGGCCCGCGCCGCCGACGGCGCGGCTTCCCAGGTGGACCAGATGCCAGTCGGTGGCGCAACCGTCCTCGCTGGAGTACTGGCACATCGGCGAGACGCCAATCCGGTTGCGGAACGTGACGTCACGAATGATCAGCGGCGTAAACAAGTGCGGCACGGCCATGGAAGACTCCCCAGTCTGTTAGGATATCGCAGCCGGAGGTCAGGATGATCCCAACGCTCGTCGCGGAAGGGCTGGTCAAACGATTCGGGGCCGTGTCCGCCGTTCAGCAGGTCAGCGTTTCGGTTGCGTCGGGTGAGGTCGTGGGCCTGCTTGGACCGAATGGCGCCGGCAAGACCACGACGCTGCGGATGCTGGCCGGCATCCTGACGCCCGACGAAGGCCACGTGCGGATTGGCGGCACCGACATTCACGAGTACCCGCTCGAGGCCAAGCGCCGGCTGGGATTCCTTTCCGGCGATACCCAGTTGTATCAACGGCTGTCGACCATTGAAGTGTTGCGCTATTTCGGCCGTCTTTACAGCG
This region includes:
- a CDS encoding adenylate kinase; this translates as MNIVLLGPPGAGKGTQADALTRALGILQVSTGDIIRTAIKSQTPQGLEFKKYAEAGALVPDALVHALVEHRLTQPDCQPGFLLDGFPRTVVQAQWLDQMLHRYSRSLSHVLLIEVEDAAILERIVGRATDPITGHIYHLKFDPPPTAEIAARVLIRQDDTADVLIRRLQEYHSKTQPLIPYYEQAGLLRRIDGVGSVDTVKSRMFGAIGLGPPA
- a CDS encoding LutB/LldF family L-lactate oxidation iron-sulfur protein; this translates as MSESTSRGAAAKAHAEADVAGAAFHTRIDTALGDGKLRQALSMTTGRLATGRATAFAALPYAEALRVAAQRIRAHTIAHLDRYLVEFTTNAERAGCRIHWAETAADAARMVVEIARASGVSLAVKSKSMLSEEIELNSALESAGIRVVETDLGEFVVQLAGDRPSHIIAPIVHRRREDVAALFREKLGATDEEVATIPAMTAFARKTLRDQFVGAGMGVSGVNLAVADTGSLCLVTNEGNGRLTTTLPRVHVALLGLERLVPTSADLSVVLQLLARSATGQAMPVYTNVLTGPRRRGSAADAGGGEPDGPDQLHIVIVDNGRTRLLGSELAEILYCVRCGACLNVCPVYRQIGGHAYGGVYPGPVGSVVMPGLEGLGAWSELPQASSLCGACRDVCPVRIDLPRLLLKLRAQAVRQSLGPAWLRLGMRIFAAVATRPAVYRHVGNLVGRIGAAVAPDGWLTRLPGPLAAWTQSRDFPAPAAKSFTQSWRPKRGAERTRR
- a CDS encoding NADH:flavin oxidoreductase/NADH oxidase; protein product: MAVPHLFTPLIIRDVTFRNRIGVSPMCQYSSEDGCATDWHLVHLGSRAVGGAGLVMTEATAVLPRGRISPADLGIWDDHHIPGLRRVVDFVRAQGAVAGIQLAHAGRKASTAPPWMGGRVVGVADGGWPVAGPSAVPFDAHSPDPEALTAGGIAETVAAFAAAARRARDAGFDVVEIHAAHGYLIHEFLSPIANTRADEYGGSYDNRTRLLKQVCAAVRQEWPASKPMFVRISATDWAEGGWRAEDAVALAHHLSRHGVDLIDCSSGGIAPGIAIPAGPGFQVPFSQRIKDTVPMLTAAVGFITSPAQADQIIRTEQADMVLLAREMLRDPYWPLHAARTLGHDVPWPNQYARAK
- a CDS encoding (Fe-S)-binding protein, with amino-acid sequence MKTDTSTDAPPPQPPTARPSRVQLFATCLVDRFFPGVGHATVAVLERAGVAVDVPADQTCCGQPALNGGFTDHARAMARHTIDVLSASPDPVVVPSGSCADMIVNHYPELLAQDAVYGPKARELASRTWELSQFIVDVLGQSDPGSRTNTRLAYHASCHGLRGLDLREAPRQLLGAATGGRCADLPDAETCCGFGGLFAIKMAPVSAAMLEAKIASIESSGAEAVVATDVSCLMHIGGGLRRRRSPVRIMHIAEVLAGSDHE
- a CDS encoding diguanylate cyclase; the protein is MNICIPVNSDEGIASPVCAHFGSAPFFMIVDTELGTCRALPNRNQHHAHGMCQPLMAIQGEDLGGIVVGGIGMGALSKLLASGLQVYRAEHPTVEMTMAAFKAGKLRAMTADAACGGHGQGHQHGHAHGRG
- a CDS encoding lactate utilization protein, which codes for MTNSRDRVLGAVRDALLRAELPHSSADRPFYAVPPEATGAEDPIEQFAQALVALAGEVHHAHSLATISDTIIGIARASGASSYLSWNEDAIECAGLVDTLTSRGLHRMAYDLPFDQHGRDERIRVLAQVGIGVTGADAALADSGAIVLASGPGRGRLASLLPPVHIAVVKRDRIFPSLPALLVARPDLVGAGSNLVAIAGPSRTADIEMTLTHGVHGPKHVHVILIP
- a CDS encoding aminotransferase class V-fold PLP-dependent enzyme, translating into MSMIYLDNAATSFPKPEETYVFMDEFYRTHGVNPGRSGYDLCMETGQLVDDTRKLLTQFFNGSDPDRLIFAYNSTDALNLALFGMLSAGDHAVTTTIEHNAVLRPLYHLATHHGVEVDHVPFDERGFIDPDAVAARFRPTTRVVAINHASNVIGTVQPIQEIGRRCRDRGIHLVVDASQTAGKIPIDVQAMNVDVLAFTGHKSLMGPTGIGGMYVREGVEIRHTRAGGTGVRSAQRSHLDEYPWRLEYGTPNIMGIAGVNAGLRWIHKTGLAAIEAHEMGLMRSLVEGLRDIPGVSLYCQDDLTNHIAVMSFNVDGFEPGNTGTMLDVDYNIACRTGLHCAPRVHEQLGLDKLYGAVRFGLGPFNTEEQITTAIGAVREIAAARAKKVR
- a CDS encoding DUF134 domain-containing protein, encoding MPRPFCSRRIAGRPVAPVFVPAGVPRMLLDDVVMTLDEFEALRLVDLEKLYHDGAAEQMQVSRPTFSRIIDSARTKIADALVHGKALRMEGGPIQVHTGRRRCCRLHDALGEKPQRRDPQCRKPCPREEELL
- a CDS encoding Rrf2 family transcriptional regulator produces the protein MRLNTRGRYGLQLLTQLACHVKDPKPVGLKQVAAATGLPWRYLEQIAGPLRKAALIKGRPGRTGGYVLGRLPDRISLREVIESGVGPLCLMDCVDLPSMCDQSPGCSSRQVWVKVTRELRDVLDRFTLADLANRPCSGLRDAAKRARGARKTAAKPPARGGRSAKKWRFVRSYE
- a CDS encoding CGGC domain-containing protein; this translates as MSNPIRVGIIICDRYRTCAGGKCLRALRAHEGAFSAYEGRDVELVAFTTCDGCPGGNVEHAPEEMKKNGVDVIHLATGLVVGYPPCPHIDYFKTFITEKYGIPVVIGTHPIPEKYYLTHQACGTWTGPEWPARLSPTVGDKAIRLAYD
- a CDS encoding HAD hydrolase-like protein; the protein is MSKPLSIPGLGTLADQTGLLSLDACSDGTFRVGRDGVERILTPADGRVEFVVFADRTLAYVKSALGYAAYYPVHPVQIERPVRAVLMDLDGTTVRSEPFWVWMIEQATASLLGRPSFSLETSDLPFVSGFSVSEHLQYCITKYCPDKTVEQARRYYFEHTRREMREILEGRGRTDVFVPTPGLRDFLLALKADGIRIGVVTSGLHEKAWPELVAAFRTMDLGDPAAFYDAIITAGYPVGHGRAGTLGELSPKPHPWLYAEISRIGLGIEFDQRNHVLGIEDSGAGVCAIRLAGFPTIGIAGGNIIQSGTRPLCEHYCDSLADVLTVIRSSEAA